Within Syntrophorhabdaceae bacterium, the genomic segment CCAGTGATGATGAGGTCCTTCAGACGATCCACGATGAAGAGGTAGCCGTCAGGATCGATATAGCCGATGTCGCCTGAACGGAACCAGCCGTCCTCCGATAATGCGTCACGCGTGGCCTCCGGGTTCTCAAAGTAAGCCTTCATCACATTGCGCCCGCGGATGCAGATCTCTCCATCGAGTCCTTCTTCCAATGCGTTCCCCGAGAAGTCCCTTATCTGGACCTCAACTCCGGGGATCGGGTGGCCTACGGAGCCGATGACGTGTCTTTCCGGATAGTAATGGTTGAAGGTTACAGGCATGACCTCCGTCATCCCATAGGACTCTGAGATCGTTATCCCGGTCCGCTCCTTCCATTCCCTGACAATCTCTTGTGCCAAACTGGCTGCCGCTGAAAAACAATATCGGAGCTGCCCAAGCCTTTTCTCAAGGTTGTTTTGTCTCAAAAGGCGGATATAGACGGTGGGTACGGCGAAGAACTTTGTCACCCGCCCTTGCTCCATCAATCCCAGGACCTGTTCTGTGTCAAAGACCGGGAGAAGTTCCAGACAGCCGGCACAGTGGATTGAGGTGTTCATGATATGTATCTGGCCGAAGACGTGATTGAAAGGAAGAAAGCAGACGGAAAGATCATTCTGGGTGGACCTCTCATAGCCCGCGATGCTGTGACTCGAAAAGATCATACTTTCGTGACTAAGCATGACACCTTTCGGAATACCTGTGGTACCGCCGGTATAAAGAATAGCGGCAGTATCCGAACGGTCTCTCTCTATTGCCTTGAATGATCCCGACCCGGTCTTGATAAGGTGATTAAGGTCCATGTCGCCGTCAGGGCAGATAATCCATTCAAGTCCCCCGCCGGACCCTTTCAGT encodes:
- a CDS encoding class I adenylate-forming enzyme family protein; amino-acid sequence: NLELSAFFFPDRPALRQNGHELTYRELNDQASRIATGLIKLGIRPGDHIGLCAPNSIEWIAFYFGVLKTGATAVTLSGMLTGEELANLVNHAKPRIIFTAETKLKELEKLKGSGGGLEWIICPDGDMDLNHLIKTGSGSFKAIERDRSDTAAILYTGGTTGIPKGVMLSHESMIFSSHSIAGYERSTQNDLSVCFLPFNHVFGQIHIMNTSIHCAGCLELLPVFDTEQVLGLMEQGRVTKFFAVPTVYIRLLRQNNLEKRLGQLRYCFSAAASLAQEIVREWKERTGITISESYGMTEVMPVTFNHYYPERHVIGSVGHPIPGVEVQIRDFSGNALEEGLDGEICIRGRNVMKAYFENPEATRDALSEDGWFRSGDIGYIDPDGYLFIVDRLKDLIITGGENVYPREVEEVLYTWPEVEECAIVGVPDKEWGERICACIVPRAGHTLSTAELKNFLKSRLSGFKIPKDYIVQNELPKSPAGKILKREIRKQLLNAGKQ